The proteins below come from a single Alnus glutinosa chromosome 9, dhAlnGlut1.1, whole genome shotgun sequence genomic window:
- the LOC133876986 gene encoding DNA polymerase II subunit B3-1, producing MASSKKPTAEKKRKETKSTKTPNKKNNTSTTKNDPEKNNKTCNGTVNDIISIPSSSIDEEQERSKSASTTKKADSTASKKGKQKRREEEVNDVVDEEEGVGEKEVNDAKMHRFPMNRIKTIVRSEDSGLRITQEALYLINKATDKFLEQFTKDAHVCCVQDRKKTLGYKHLSLVVSKRRRYDFLSDFVPEKIKAQDALAERKVTETKAG from the exons ATGGCTTCCTCCAAAAAACCCACAGCagagaaaaagaggaaagaaaccAAATCCACAAAAACACCCAACAAGAAAAACAATACCAGCACCACGAAAAACGACCCAGAAAAGAATAACAAGACTTGCAATGGCACCGTCAACGACATCATATCGATCCCATCTTCCAGCATAGATGAAGAACAAGAGCGAAGCAAAAGCGCAAGTACAACCAAGAAAGCCGATAGCACCGCATCCAAGAAAGGCAAACAAAAACGACGAGAGGAAGAGGTAAACGACGTcgttgatgaagaagaaggagttggagagaaAGAGGTAAATGACGCGAAGATGCATAGGTTTCCAATGAATCGTATCAAGACTATCGTTCGGAGCGAAGACTCCGGTTTGCGCATAACCCAGGAGGCCCTGTATCTCATCAACAAAGCTACG GATAAGTTTCTCGAGCAATTTACAAAAGATGCACATGTGTGTTGTGTTCAGGACCGCAAAAAAACGCTGGGTTACAAGCACCTTT CGTTAGTCGTTTCTAAAAGGAGGAGATACGACTTTCTTTCAG ATTTTGTCCCTGAGAAAATAAAAGCTCAGGATGCCTTGGCAGAGAGAAAAGTAACTGAGACAAAGGCAGGCTAG